A single region of the Salvia miltiorrhiza cultivar Shanhuang (shh) chromosome 8, IMPLAD_Smil_shh, whole genome shotgun sequence genome encodes:
- the LOC130999307 gene encoding putative late blight resistance protein homolog R1A-4, producing MAAYAALVSVMNIIEQMMSHPRLSIVFDKKQIESIGEKADGLLNLITNTNIDGGSKEASDLESQIASAAHAAEDVIESHIVDQIHAEKKQARTNFMLRLWQRRNRPSHKCSLSDLQQIIEEMDGIKRKGAELKEKWRAREEQATHGDMDVVEEKQPLTTTTGKASPVGLEDDVIHIMDKLTIHQPEQHIISIVGMGGMGKTTLALNVYENSLIQRHFDIRAWATVSQQYSAQEIFSKLLSSIGQSGSGNDLEVELHQTLWGRRYLIVLDDIWSVEAWDEVKRYFPDNGNGSRIVLTTRLSDVASDCSSSSCFTMKPLKKDQSWVLFCRNAFQQEHCPYPQLESVGNEIVRLCRGLPLSIVVIGGFLLKSPRTVGFWEDVAKNIKSIPNSMEKQEILDVLSLSYNHLPPHLKPCFLYMGIFEEDSEIRASRIIKLWVAEGFIKPKRAQMLEEIAEGYLNDLVDRNLVLVGRHRYNGKIRSCRLHDLIRDLCLKVSEKDKFFYAKRALHNMTEERRFICHDFIESEDVHEMSDALMSAQLLRSLVSSRWSKLPVVFKLLRVLTMASDCSAEDIIQNLNLRYLTFQPFAFGTLVRLPSSISFIWNLQTLTIEARLVVAPIEIWCLSQLRHVECKRIYLPHPPPSPNDCVVMGNLQTLIKAVNLRLSEEVCKRIPNTNKLHLIYNDKLEGYEKCLFDHLHNLGSLHKLQSLKLVVSTFPKRSSCNADRLKCAFPVSLKKMSLKNCSLVWNDLTIIGSLPHLEALKLDNSVKGQKWSPVNGEFLRLRFLSIIDCDLRCWDADSSHFPVLEKLRLEGLKHLEEIPLDTGEIPTLEVISVDGCSESAQISAMKIKEEQESLGNEGLQVEISSSLGNEGLQVEISSRKKDYANQLRRWRQAALFLNNLKRLSRSTDYLYD from the coding sequence ATGGCAGCTTATGCAGCTCTGGTTTCTGTGATGAACATCATTGAGCAGATGATGAGCCATCCTCGCCTTTCAATTGTATTCGACAAGAAACAGATTGAATCCATTGGGGAGAAGGCTGATGGCTTGCTCAACTTGATAACCAACACTAATATTGATGGAGGTAGCAAAGAAGCATCAGATCTGGAGAGTCAAATCGCATCTGCAGCTCACGCAGCTGAAGATGTGATTGAATCACACATTGTCGATCAAATTCATGCTGAGAAGAAGCAAGCACGGACCAACTTCATGCTGCGGCTCTGGCAACGGAGAAATCGACCCAGTCATAAATGCTCGTTGTCGGATCTGCAACAAATAATTGAAGAAATGGATGGTATCAAGAGAAAGGGTGCTGAGCTCAAGGAGAAATGGCGAGCGAGAGAGGAGCAAGCTACACATGGTGACATGGATGTTGTGGAGGAGAAACAACctctcaccaccaccaccggaaAGGCTTCTCCGGTGGGACTCGAAGACGACGTGATCCACATCATGGACAAGCTCACCATACATCAACCCGAGCAGCACATCATCTCGATTGTTGGGATGGGCGGCATGGGTAAGACCACGCTTGCTctaaatgtttatgaaaattcaCTCATCCAGAGACACTTTGACATTCGTGCTTGGGCTACTGTATCTCAACAATACAGTGCACAAGAAATCTTTTCAAAACTTCTCTCTAGCATAGGGCAAAGTGGAAGTGGGAATGATTTAGAGGTAGAGTTGCATCAAACTTTATGGGGAAGAAGATATCTGATTGTATTAGATGATATATGGAGTGTCGAAGCTTGGGATGAGGTGAAGCGTTACTTTCCTGATAATGGGAATGGAAGTCGGATCGTTTTAACTACTAGGTTGTCGGATGTGGCTAGTGATTGTAGCTCTAGTTCTTGCTTCACCATGAAACCTTTAAAAAAGGATCAAAGTTGGGTGTTGTTTTGCAGAAACGCTTTCCAGCAAGAGCATTGCCCTTATCCTCAACTAGAAAGTGTGGGAAAtgagattgttagattgtgcAGAGGACTACCCTTGTCAATTGTTGTGATTGGAGGGTTTCTTCTCAAATCGCCTAGGACTGTAGGATTCTGGGAGGATGTTGCCAAGAATATAAAATCAATCCCCAATTCAATGGAGAAGCAAGAGATCTTAGATGTGTTATCTTTAAGCTATAATCACTTGCCCCCTCATCTGAAACCATGTTTTCTTTATATGGGAATTTTTGAGGAGGACAGTGAGATTCGTGCATCACGAATCATCAAACTTTGGGTTGCTGAAGGATTTATCAAACCGAAGAGAGCCCAAATGTTAGAAGAGATTGCAGAGGGGTACTTGAATGACTTAGTTGATAGGAATCTTGTTCTTGTTGGCAGACATCGATATAATGGGAAGATTAGGTCTTGTCGACTTCACGATCTGATAAGAGATCTGTGCTTGAAAGTATCTGAGAAAGACAAGTTCTTCTATGCCAAGAGGGCACTCCACAACATGACTGAGGAGCGTCGCTTCATATGTCATGACTTCATCGAGAGTGAAGATGTTCATGAGATGTCTGATGCTCTGATGTCAGCGCAGCTTCTTCGTTCTCTGGTATCCAGCAGATGGTCGAAGCTTCCGGTTGTGTTTAAGTTGTTGAGGGTTTTGACTATGGCTAGCGACTGTTCCGCGGAGGATATAATTCAGAACTTGAACCTGCGGTACCTtactttccaaccttttgcttTCGGCACCTTGGTGAGGCTtccttcttcaatatccttcatTTGGAACCTGCAAACATTGACAATTGAAGCGAGACTTGTCGTTGCACCAATTGAAATTTGGTGCTTGTCACAACTTAGGCATGTGGAGTGCAAACGGATTTATCTTCCCCATCCTCCTCCTTCTCCAAATGACTGTGTTGTCATGGGAAACTTACAGACACTGATAAAAGCAGTAAATTTGAGGTTGAGTGAGGAGGTGTGTAAGAGAATTCCCAACACCAACAAATTGCATCTAATCTACAATGATAAGTTGGAGGGCTATGAAAAATGCTTGTTCGACCATCTCCACAATCTTGGCAGCCTACATAAACTTCAATCACTAAAGCTAGTAGTTTCCACCTTTCCTAAACGATCCTCATGCAATGCAGATCGGCTCAAGTGTGCATTTCCGGTATCTCTGAAGAAGATGTCACTGAAAAACTGCAGTCTTGTCTGGAATGATCTGACAATCATCGGTTCTTTGCCCCATTTAGAAGCTCTCAAGCTAGATAATTCCGTCAAGGGACAGAAGTGGAGTCCGGTTAACGGGGAGTTTCTCCGCCTTAGATTCTTGAGCATTATTGATTGTGATCTGAGATGTTGGGATGCAGACAGCTCCCATTTCCCAGTTTTGGAGAAGCTTAGACTTGAAGGATTGAAGCACTTGGAAGAGATCCCTTTGGATACTGGGGAAATTCCGACACTTGAAGTTATTAGTGTGGATGGATGCAGTGAGTCTGCTCAAATTTCAGCAATGAAAATAAAGGAAGAACAAGAGAGTCTAGGAAATGAGGGCCTTCAAGTTGAAATATCATCAAGTCTAGGAAATGAGGGCCTTCAAGTTGAAATATCATCAAGGAAGAAAGACTATGCAAACCAATTAAGGCGCTGGAGACAGGCAGCCCTGTttcttaataatttaaaaaggCTGTCAAGGTCAACAGATTATCTCTACGATTGA
- the LOC130998782 gene encoding LOW QUALITY PROTEIN: uncharacterized protein LOC130998782 (The sequence of the model RefSeq protein was modified relative to this genomic sequence to represent the inferred CDS: inserted 1 base in 1 codon), which translates to MFLPRICSNSSSKFSTFSIASPHYQSFLLPIFHFDNASCQMRRHFSAYHRFDFESIREPNDAVALFRDMMRTEPLPSITVFTKLLSTVVKLKQYSAALHLYEKMLQRDAPVNHYTLSIAIDCYYRLKRPDFGFAILGSFFKRGFEPTVVTLNTLVKGLLFVERIPEAAKLLGKLSAYQLCEPDEYTYSTIINGLCKAGDILQAIDLLCSLEKGRGSCKPDVYAYTTVIDSLCKDGKMEEALQLFSTLGDKGISPNVVTYNSIIEGLCKRRRMDEAEDMLKKMIADVVYPNVVTCNIFVDAWCKDGKVEEAEHMLVFMKELDVQPNIVTYNALINGYCLQGKMDEAERIFQLALSSEMKPDIISYCTLMNGYCKKGRVNEVSHLFTIIPYKRLKRDVVSYNIMLEALFREGKCEDGLKLFKEMEALQVSPNIKTYNVLLDGLCGAHRIVDAFSVLHTMEDKGIIPNIVTYSILIEGLCNDNNVRQAKDLFDELPSKGLQPNVIAYNILIGALCKGGQMEEAKDLFDELPSKGMQPNVVTYNILIGALCKEGHIEEAKDLFREVLSKGLQPGVITYTILIGALCEQGQIEEAKDLFHELLSKGLQPDVITYTILIGALCEQGQIEEAKDLMAQMVNNGCLPDSVTYNVFVRGLLKMNKMHDAMQLLEEMDLRGCTLDKTAYSMLIEPVKRQGKDSVLFNKVMKLVPKDFYSMRFELETLQYLLWCQNLRLNPFAQLDNQQQRIPNTSKLHLIYDDELLDWNDVTIIGSLPQLEALKIINSVKGQKWSLVNGEFLRLRFLSIVKCDLRCWDADGSHFPVLKKLRLKGLKHLEEIPLDIGEIPTLEVISVDGCSEPAQISAMKIKEEEESVEYEGLQMMSHPRLSTVFDKKQIESLGGKADGLLDLITDTTIDGGSREASDLERQIGSAAHGAEDVIESHIVDQIHAGSSHGCSILDLQQIIEEMDGIMRKGAELKEKWLAREEQATHGDVDAVEEKQPLTTTSWRSSPYINPSSISSRLWGWAARCTRNLFNDLGLKLHHSLCGRRYLVLDDIWSVEAWDEVRCYFPDNGNGSRIVLTTRLSDVASGCGSSSCFNMKPLDEDQSWVLFCRNAFQQEHCSYPQLESVGNEIVTLCRGVPLSIVVIGGFLLKSPRAVAFWEDVAKNIKSIPNSKEKQEILDVLSLSYNHFPPHLNPCFLYMGILRRTVRFVHHESSNFGYRYNGKIRSCRLHDLIRDLCLKVSEKDKFYAKRALNNMTKERRFICHDFIESSDGLKSAQLLRSLVCRGSKLPVVFKLLRVLTVAGDCSAEDVMQNLNLRCLTFLPLEPANIDKKTIHNPQNLNLGLGVNKVLFYRNSFAYFIVFCCVFLCKAYLTPTPTLFFFHSTYLLLHLAISQKRVRMSRNHAAMILGRIISNSSFNSSTLPIASLHSFLVLPRFNFYNLSHQIRYFSAKPRFSLDNLTHQIRYFCPYPRFNLDNLTHQIRYFSAYPRFDFESIREPNDAVALFRDMMRTEPLPSVKLFSRLLSAVVKLKQYSAALHLFDKMLQSDAPVNHYTLSIAIDCYCRLKRPDFGFAILGSFFKRGFEPTVVTFTTLIKGLLLIERIPEVAKLLGKLSAYQLCEPNEYTYNTIINGLCKAGDILQAIDLLCSLEKGKGSCKPDVYAYNIVIDGLCKERKVDEALQLFFTLGDRGISPNVVTYNSIMEGLCKMRRMNEAEDVLKKMMADLVCPNVVTCSIFVDACCRDGKVEEAEHMLVSMKEIDVQPNIVTYNALINXICLQGKMDEAERIFQLAVSSGMKPDIISYSSLMNGYCKMGQVDEVSRLFTIIPALRLKHDVVSYTIMLEALFREGKCEDGLKLFNEMEALQVSPNIRTYNTLLDGLCGAHRIAEAFPVLHTMEDKGIIPDIVTYNILIEGLCNDNKVKEAKCMFHDLPSKGLQPDVVTYSILIGALCKEGQIEEAKYLFHVLLSKGLQPDVITYTILIGALCEEGQIEEAKVLMTQMVSSGCLPNSVTYNVFVRGLLKMNKMLDAMPLLEEMDSRGFTLDKTAYSMFIETVKWEGKDSVLFNKVKKLIPKDFYSN; encoded by the exons GTGGTGACCTTGAACACTCTCGTGAAAGGCCTTCTGTTTGTTGAAAGGATCCCAGAGGCAGCTAAATTGTTGGGGAAGCTGTCGGCCTACCAACTGTGCGAGCCCGACGAGTATACCTATAGTACTATAATTAATGGGTTATGCAAAGCTGGAGATATTCTACAGGCGATTGATTTGCTCTGCTCATTGGAAAAAGGAAGAGGGAGCTGCAAACCCGATGTGTATGCTTACACTACAGTCATTGATAGTCTATGTAAAGATGGAAAGATGGAAGAAGCTCTCCAACTCTTCTCCACTTTGGGTGATAAGGGGATTTCACCGAATGTCGTGACATATAATTCAATAATTGAGGGGTTATGCAAAAGGAGAAGAATGGATGAGGCTGAAGACATGTTAAAGAAGATGATAGCTGATGTGGTCTATCCAAATGTGGTGACGTGTAATATCTTTGTGGATGCTTGGTGCAAAGATGGAAAGGTCGAAGAGGCAGAGCATATGTTGGTGTTTATGAAGGAGCTTGATGTTCAGCCCAACATTGTCACATACAATGCATTGATTAACGGATATTGTTTGCAAGGGAAAATGGACGAAGCTGAACGCATTTTCCAATTGGCATTGAGCTCTGAAATGAAGCCCGATATCATAAGCTACTGTACATTGATGAACGGGTATTGCAAAAAGGGGCGAGTCAATGAAGTTTCACATCTTTTTACCATAATTCCCTACAAAAGGTTAAAGCGCGATGTGGTTTCTTATAACATAATGCTAGAGGCCTTATTTCGTGAAGGCAAATGTGAAGACGGGTTGAAGCTTTTTAAAGAGATGGAAGCTCTACAAGTGTCTCCGAATATAAAGACTTACAATGTCTTGCTGGATGGTTTGTGCGGAGCTCATCGTATTGTTGATGCATTTTCGGTGTTGCATACCATGGAAGATAAAGGCATTATTCCGAACATTGTAACATACAGTATTCTGATTGAAGGATTGTGTAATGACAACAATGTTAGACAAGCAAAGGATTTGTTCGACGAGCTTCCATCCAAAGGTTTGCAGCCTAATGTCATAGCATACAATATTCTCATTGGTGCACTTTGCAAAGGAGGGCAGATGGAGGAGGCTAAGGATCTTTTTGACGAGCTTCCATCTAAAGGTATGCAGCCGAACGTAGTAACATATAATATTCTCATTGGTGCACTTTGCAAAGAAGGGCATATAGAGGAGGCTAAAGATCTGTTCCGTGAGGTCCTATCCAAGGGTTTGCAGCCTGGCGTCATAACTTATACAATCCTTATCGGTGCACTTTGTGAGCAAGGGCAGATAGAGGAGGCTAAAGATCTGTTCCATGAGCTCCTATCCAAGGGCTTGCAGCCTGACGTCATAACTTATACAATCCTTATCGGTGCACTTTGTGAGCAAGGGCAGATAGAGGAGGCTAAGGATTTGATGGCACAAATGGTAAACAACGGTTGCTTGCCTGATAGTGTAACATACAATGTTTTTGTTCGAGGTCTTCTCAAAATGAACAAGATGCATGATGCAATGCAACTGTTGGAAGAGATGGATTTAAGGGGATGCACACTTGACAAAACTGCATATTCGATGTTGATTGAACCTGTGAAAAGGCAAGGTAAAGATAGTGTTCTGTTTAATAAGGTTATGAAACTCGTACCAAAGGACTTCTATTCTA TGAGATTTGAACTCGAGACCCTCCAATACCTCCTGTGGTGTCAAAATCTGAG ATTGAATCCCTTTGCTCAACTTGATAACCAACAGCAGAGAATTCCCAACACCAGCAAATTGCATCTAATCTACGATGATGA ATTGCTTGACTGGAATGATGTAACAATCATCGGTTCTTTGCCCCAATTAGAAGCTCTCAAAATAATCAATTCCGTCAAGGGACAGAAGTGGAGTTTGGTTAACGGGGAGTTTCTCCGCCTTAGATTCTTGAGCATTGTCAAATGTGATCTGAGATGTTGGGATGCAGACGGCTCCCATTTCCCAGTTTTGAAGAAGCTTAGGCTTAAGGGATTGAAACACTTGGAAGAGATCCCTTTAGATATTGGAGAAATTCCGACACTTGAAGTTATCAGTGTGGATGGATGCAGTGAGCCTGCTCAAATTTCGGCAATGAAAataaaggaagaagaagagagtgTAGAATATGAGGGCCTTCAA ATGATGAGCCATCCTCGCCTTTCAACTGTATTCGACAAGAAACAGATTGAATCCCTTGGGGGAAAGGCTGATGGCTTGCTCGACTTGATAACCGACACTACTATTGATGGAGGTAGCAGAGAAGCATCAGATCTGGAGAGACAAATCGGATCTGCAGCTCACGGAGCTGAAGATGTGATTGAATCACACATTGTCGATCAAATTCATGCTGGATCCAGTCATGGATGCTCGATATTGGATCTGCAACAAATAATTGAAGAAATGGATGGTATCATGAGAAAGGGTGCTGAGCTCAAGGAGAAATGGCTAGCGAGAGAGGAGCAAGCTACACATGGTGACGTGGATGCTGTGGAGGAGAAACAACCTCTCACCACCACATCATGGAGAAGCTCACCATACATCAACCCGAGCAGCATATCATCTCGATTGTGGGGATGGGCGGCACGG TGCACAAGAAATCTTTTCAATGATTTAGGGCTAAAGTTGCATCACAGTTTATGTGGTAGAAGATATCTTGTATTAGATGACATATGGAGTGTGGAAGCTTGGGATGAGGTTAGGTGTTACTTTCCCGATAATGGGAATGGAAGTCGGATCGTTTTAACTACTAGGTTGTCGGATGTGGCTAGTGGTTGTGGCTCTAGTTCTTGCTTCAACATGAAACCTTTAGATGAGGATCAAAGTTGGGTGTTGTTTTGCAGAAACGCTTTCCAGCAAGAGCATTGCTCTTATCCTCAACTAGAAAGTGTGGGAAATGAGATTGTTACATTGTGCAGAGGAGTACCCTTGTCAATTGTTGTGATTGGAGGGTTTCTTCTCAAATCCCCTAGGGCTGTAGCATTCTGGGAGGATGTTGCCAAGAATATAAAATCAATCCCCAATTCAAAAGAGAAGCAAGAGATCTTAGATGTTTTATCTTTAAGCTATAATCACTTTCCCCCTCATCTGAATCCATGTTTTCTTTATATGGGAATTTTGAGGAGGACAGTGAGATTCGTGCATCACGAATCATCAAACTTTGG ATATCGATATAATGGGAAGATTAGGTCTTGTCGACTTCATGATCTGATAAGAGATTTGTGCTTGAAAGTATCTGAGAAAGACAAGTTCTATGCCAAAAGGGCACTCAACAACATGACTAAGGAGCGTCGCTTCATATGTCATGACTTCATCGAGAGTTCTGATGGTCTGAAGTCAGCGCAGCTTCTTCGTTCTCTGGTATGCAGAGGGTCGAAGCTGCCGGTTGTGTTTAAGTTGTTGAGGGTTTTGACTGTGGCTGGCGACTGTTCCGCGGAGGATGTAATGCAGAACTTGAACCTGCGGTGCCTTACTTTCCTACCTTTGGAACCTGCAAACATTGACAA AAAAACAATACATAATCCGCAAAATCTGAATCTAGGATTAGGAGTTAATAAAGTCCTATTCTATAGGAATAGTTTTGcctattttattgttttctgtTGTGTTTTTCTTTGCAAAGCCTATTTAACACCAACACccactttgtttttttttcattcaacttacctgcttttgcacttAGCAATCTCTCAAAAAAGAGTGAGAATGAGTCGGAATCACGCTGCCATGATTTTGGGAAGAATTATCTCCAATTCTTCTTTCAATTCATCCACTCTCCCCATTGCTTCTCTACACTCGTTTCTTGTCCTACCAAGATTCAATTTTTATAATCTCAGCCACCAAATTAGATACTTCTCCGCCAAACCCAGATTCAGTCTTGATAATCTCACCCACCAAATTAGATACTTCTGCCCCTATCCCAGATTTAATCTTGATAATCTCACCCACCAAATTAGATACTTCTCCGCCTATCCCAGATTCGATTTTGAATCTATACGTGAGCCCAATGATGCCGTCGCTCTATTTCGGGATATGATGAGAACGGAGCCACTTCCTTCTGTTAAGCTTTTCTCGAGATTGCTGAGTGCTGTGGTGAAGCTGAAACAATACTCTGCTGCACTTCATCTGTTCGACAAAATGCTTCAAAGCGATGCTCCCGTAAATCACTACACGTTGAGTATTGCGATTGATTGCTATTGCCGACTCAAAAGGCCTGATTTTGGGTTTGCGATCTTAGGCAGTTTTTTCAAGCGTGGGTTTGAGCCTACTGTGGTAACCTTTACTACTCTCATCAAAGGGTTACTGTTGATTGAAAGGATCCCAGAGGTTGCTAAATTGTTGGGGAAGCTGTCGGCCTACCAACTGTGCGAGCCCAATGAGTATACGTATAATACTATAATTAATGGGTTATGCAAAGCTGGAGATATTCTACAAGCGATTGATTTGCTCTGCTCATtggaaaaaggaaaagggaGCTGCAAACCCGATGTCTATGCTTACAACATAGTCATTGATGGTCTATGCAAAGAACGAAAGGTGGACGAAGCCCTCCAACTCTTCTTCACTTTGGGTGATAGGGGGATTTCACCGAATGTCGTGACATATAATTCAATAATGGAGGGGTTATGCAAGATGAGAAGAATGAACGAAGCTGAAGACGttttgaagaagatgatggCTGATCTGGTCTGCCCAAATGTAGTGACGTGTAGTATCTTTGTTGATGCTTGTTGCAGAGATGGAAAGGTGGAAGAGGCCGAGCATATGTTGGTGTCTATGAAGGAGATTGACGTTCAACCCAACATTGTCACATACAATGCATTGATTA AGATATGTTTGCAAGGGAAAATGGATGAAGCTGAACGCATTTTCCAATTGGCAGTGAGCTCTGGAATGAAGCCTGATATCATAAGCTACAGTAGCTTGATGAACGGGTATTGCAAAATGGGGCAAGTCGATGAAGTTTCACGTCTTTTTACCATAATTCCTGCTCTAAGATTAAAGCACGATGTGGTTTCTTATACCATAATGCTAGAGGCCTTATTTCGTGAAGGCAAATGTGAAGATGGCTTGAAGCTGTTCAATGAGATGGAAGCTCTACAAGTGTCTCCGAATATAAGGACTTATAATACCTTGTTGGATGGTTTGTGCGGAGCTCATCGTATTGCTGAAGCTTTTCCGGTGTTGCATACCATGGAAGATAAAGGCATCATTCCAGATATAGTAACATACAATATTCTCATTGAGGGATTGTGCAACGACAACAAAGTCAAAGAAGCAAAATGTATGTTCCACGATCTTCCATCCAAAGGTTTGCAGCCTGATGTCGTAACATATAGTATCCTCATTGGTGCACTTTGCAAAGAAGGGCAGATAGAGGAGGCTAAATATCTGTTCCACGTGCTCCTATCAAAGGGTTTGCAGCCTGACGTCATAACTTATACGATCCTTATCGGTGCACTTTGCGAGGAAGGGCAGATAGAGGAGGCAAAGGTTTTGATGACGCAAATGGTAAGCAGCGGTTGCTTGCCTAATAGTGTAACATACAATGTTTTTGTTCGAGGTCTTCTCAAAATGAACAAGATGCTTGATGCAATGCCACTGTTGGAAGAGATGGATTCAAGGGGATTCACACTTGACAAAACTGCATATTCGATGTTTATTGAAACTGTGAAATGGGAAGGTAAAGATAGCGTTCTGTTTAATAAGGTTAAGAAACTCATACCAAAGGACTTCTATTCTAATTAG